In one Mycobacteroides chelonae genomic region, the following are encoded:
- the mug gene encoding G/U mismatch-specific DNA glycosylase: MGQYSPDILAHGLDVIFCGINPAATAVADGHNFSNRSNRFWEVLYRAGFTDIRLRPEDERQLLTYGCGITAAVRRATPRADDITASEFRAARPDFEEKMRRLNPGALAFLGKRAVVSMLESPRIAFGLQPFRFAEVTTWVLPNPSGLNRRFALDALVDAYAELRVSLTGGSSTGPHPGPGHR; the protein is encoded by the coding sequence GTGGGTCAGTACTCTCCCGATATTCTCGCGCATGGGCTCGATGTAATTTTCTGTGGAATCAATCCTGCCGCCACGGCAGTGGCCGATGGACACAACTTCTCCAACCGGAGCAACCGTTTCTGGGAAGTGCTCTACCGGGCCGGCTTCACCGACATTCGCCTGCGCCCAGAGGACGAGCGTCAACTGCTGACGTACGGGTGCGGCATCACTGCTGCTGTCCGCCGCGCAACACCGCGGGCCGACGACATCACGGCTAGCGAATTCCGTGCGGCGCGACCAGATTTCGAGGAGAAGATGCGTCGCTTGAACCCCGGGGCGCTGGCATTTCTCGGAAAGCGTGCAGTGGTGTCCATGCTCGAATCCCCGCGCATCGCATTCGGACTACAGCCATTCCGCTTCGCGGAGGTGACGACGTGGGTGCTGCCGAATCCCAGCGGTCTCAACCGGCGATTCGCGCTCGATGCACTCGTCGACGCCTACGCCGAGCTTCGGGTGTCTCTCACTGGTGGAAGTTCCACTGGCCCACATCCTGGGCCAGGGCATCGCTGA
- a CDS encoding serine hydrolase domain-containing protein, protein MKLPGARVCAVAAVLLALAGVPSCRHATNPTAPAPSVEPQGPFAPVIRLMNDAVAEPRLPGAVVQIGHAGTVVFRQAFGWRKLPDEPGLDGSPAPAEPMTDDTIFDLASLTKPLATSVALLQLYEKSLVRIDEPVQTYLPDFNPDNDPRRAQVTLRMLLTHTSGIGGDLSHQGPWGVTEADKADGVHRALTAPLALDPGKTFHYSDINFIILGVLIEKITGESLDVYVQDNVFAPLGMSDTRYLPPAKACGPHQIIGTAVSFDKLPTANVPCPVGTWNTDLLTRIAPTARDEDAPAINPNYGNLLRGTVHDPTARRMGGAVGSAGVFSTADDVGRYSQALLDRLAGRPSLFPLKRSTLELMTTPQQPGHTTAQLQAANNASRRAIQKSPNTTDPLLAPHYPAIAGQSLRGFGWDIDTELSKPRGMFFPIGSVGHSGFTGVTVWIDAASDTYVVVLANVIHQRGGPPIVGLSGDIATTAARVLHLYSN, encoded by the coding sequence GTGAAGCTGCCGGGTGCTCGGGTCTGTGCCGTCGCCGCAGTACTCCTTGCCCTCGCGGGCGTGCCTTCTTGCCGGCACGCGACAAACCCGACCGCCCCCGCGCCAAGCGTGGAGCCCCAAGGTCCTTTCGCGCCCGTCATCCGCCTCATGAACGATGCGGTTGCGGAGCCTCGGCTACCGGGCGCGGTGGTGCAGATCGGGCACGCAGGCACGGTCGTGTTCCGGCAGGCCTTCGGGTGGCGCAAACTCCCCGATGAACCGGGACTGGACGGGTCGCCCGCACCGGCCGAACCGATGACCGACGACACGATTTTCGACCTGGCGTCGCTGACCAAACCGCTCGCGACGAGTGTGGCCCTTCTTCAGCTGTACGAAAAGAGCCTGGTTCGGATCGACGAACCCGTGCAGACATATCTGCCGGATTTCAACCCCGACAACGACCCGCGACGCGCACAGGTGACACTTCGCATGCTGTTGACGCATACCTCGGGCATCGGAGGCGACCTGAGTCATCAGGGGCCTTGGGGAGTGACGGAGGCGGACAAGGCAGACGGTGTACATCGGGCACTCACCGCCCCGTTGGCATTGGACCCCGGTAAGACATTCCACTACTCCGACATCAACTTCATCATCCTCGGCGTGCTCATCGAGAAGATCACCGGCGAGTCTCTGGATGTCTACGTGCAGGACAACGTTTTTGCGCCGCTGGGCATGTCCGACACGCGTTACCTACCCCCGGCCAAGGCATGTGGACCGCACCAAATCATCGGTACAGCAGTTTCTTTCGACAAACTGCCGACCGCGAACGTTCCCTGTCCGGTGGGCACCTGGAACACCGATCTGTTGACACGCATCGCACCGACGGCACGCGACGAGGACGCCCCGGCTATCAATCCCAACTACGGCAATCTGCTTCGCGGGACCGTGCACGACCCCACCGCGCGCCGGATGGGCGGCGCGGTGGGGAGTGCGGGTGTGTTCTCGACGGCCGATGACGTCGGTCGGTACTCCCAGGCACTTCTCGATCGGCTTGCCGGACGGCCGAGCCTGTTCCCGCTGAAGCGATCCACCCTGGAACTGATGACGACACCGCAGCAGCCAGGCCACACCACCGCACAACTCCAAGCGGCCAACAACGCCAGCCGCCGGGCGATCCAGAAGAGTCCGAACACCACCGATCCCCTACTTGCACCGCACTATCCGGCGATAGCGGGACAGAGCCTGCGCGGTTTCGGCTGGGATATCGATACGGAACTATCCAAGCCGCGTGGAATGTTCTTTCCCATCGGCAGCGTCGGCCACTCAGGCTTCACCGGGGTGACGGTGTGGATCGACGCAGCGTCGGACACGTATGTAGTGGTCCTGGCGAACGTTATCCATCAGCGCGGCGGTCCACCCATTGTGGGGCTGAGCGGCGATATCGCCACCACGGCAGCCCGGGTTCTGCATCTCTACAGCAATTAA
- a CDS encoding MlaD family protein, protein MTVSACDPPTLESLDLPAPSIGSDAYAVTAKFANALNLPDMAKVRLKGADIGEVESIEAIDDVAVVKLRILRGVRLPVGSTAQLRSATPLGDVFVALEPPIQPSAELLKDGDVLDLQTTSSAASVEGVLSSAAVLVNGGVVRNLTHLVNGLGKASADHGQTLGDIVGQSNQLLDTLNKRSAQIQNSLDKTSQLAASISSREKTINDLIAASGPGVQAIDANQIGDLANKSGQISDQLAKFPSIQGTDGRSTLADLNSISRGFNDIAVSPDTSLVALNRLIPMLIKANAGSAQAHDVNIAKLALGNIDDAGYKGSSDYHGPKQADWAYFVGSFKYTLYRLQERIVGQGPNPPAPQDSLVPPGR, encoded by the coding sequence ATGACAGTATCCGCCTGTGATCCGCCGACATTGGAGAGTCTTGACCTGCCGGCGCCGAGCATCGGTTCCGACGCCTATGCGGTGACCGCAAAATTTGCTAATGCCCTGAATCTGCCGGATATGGCAAAGGTACGCCTCAAGGGTGCCGATATCGGCGAGGTCGAATCCATCGAGGCGATCGACGATGTGGCCGTCGTCAAACTTCGGATACTCAGGGGTGTGCGCCTGCCGGTCGGATCCACCGCCCAGCTGCGCAGTGCGACTCCGTTGGGTGACGTGTTCGTAGCCCTCGAACCCCCCATTCAGCCATCTGCGGAACTCCTCAAAGACGGCGACGTTCTCGATTTACAAACCACGTCATCGGCTGCCTCCGTGGAAGGTGTGCTCAGTTCAGCCGCGGTATTGGTCAACGGTGGTGTGGTCCGCAACTTAACCCACCTGGTCAACGGGCTCGGCAAGGCTTCGGCTGACCATGGTCAAACCCTGGGCGACATTGTGGGGCAATCGAATCAGCTGCTGGACACCCTCAATAAGCGTTCGGCACAGATTCAAAACTCATTGGACAAGACGTCCCAACTGGCCGCCTCGATTTCGTCGCGGGAGAAGACGATCAATGATCTGATCGCGGCATCGGGTCCGGGCGTGCAAGCTATCGATGCTAACCAGATCGGCGACCTGGCCAACAAGAGCGGGCAGATCAGCGACCAACTTGCGAAATTCCCGTCGATTCAGGGCACTGACGGCCGCAGCACACTCGCCGATCTCAACTCGATCTCGCGCGGCTTCAACGACATCGCGGTGAGTCCCGACACCAGCCTGGTCGCACTCAACCGGCTGATACCAATGCTCATTAAGGCGAACGCCGGTAGTGCGCAAGCGCATGACGTCAACATCGCCAAGCTGGCATTGGGCAACATCGACGACGCGGGCTACAAGGGGTCCAGCGATTACCACGGACCCAAGCAGGCGGACTGGGCCTACTTTGTCGGTAGCTTCAAGTACACCTTGTATCGGCTTCAGGAGCGCATCGTTGGGCAAGGCCCGAACCCTCCAGCCCCCCAAGATAGTTTGGTACCGCCAGGCCGGTGA
- a CDS encoding carbonic anhydrase: protein MTADPRSAWKALKEGNQRFVGGFPQHPSQSITRRAELANGQNPNVLLFGCSDSRVAAEIIFDQGLGDMFIVRTAGQVIDSAVLGSIEYAVAVLGVPLIAILGHDSCGAVGATVAALDTGEVPGGYIRDLVVRVMPSILGGRKDGLSRIDEFEARHVEETGTKLLQRSQVVADAVEANKLAIVYLTYKLADGRIVLHGHVGDIE from the coding sequence ATGACAGCTGATCCGAGGTCCGCCTGGAAGGCACTCAAAGAGGGCAACCAGCGTTTTGTGGGTGGTTTTCCGCAGCACCCGAGCCAGAGCATTACGCGTCGGGCCGAGCTGGCCAATGGTCAGAACCCCAATGTGCTGCTGTTCGGCTGCTCGGACAGCCGGGTGGCCGCGGAGATCATTTTCGATCAGGGCCTTGGCGACATGTTCATCGTGCGTACCGCCGGTCAGGTGATCGACTCCGCCGTCCTGGGCTCGATCGAGTACGCGGTGGCGGTGCTGGGTGTGCCGTTGATCGCGATCCTGGGCCACGACTCGTGTGGCGCGGTCGGGGCCACGGTGGCCGCCCTGGACACCGGAGAGGTGCCCGGCGGGTACATCCGCGACTTGGTGGTGCGGGTGATGCCCTCGATCCTGGGTGGCCGTAAGGATGGGCTGTCGCGCATCGATGAGTTCGAGGCCCGCCACGTCGAAGAGACCGGCACCAAGTTATTGCAGCGCTCCCAGGTGGTCGCCGATGCCGTTGAGGCCAACAAGCTCGCCATCGTGTACCTGACCTACAAACTCGCTGACGGACGCATCGTCCTGCACGGCCACGTCGGCGACATCGAGTAG
- a CDS encoding MFS transporter, which yields MSTETPATRLEADVRVVQPRAFLPVFLLAYFASAVALLAAGAVSIPLRLAELDPAHKTQVLSLTMALGGIAIILVTPPLGHLSDTSISRFGIRRPFLVGGTLVGAVGLTTLATAPTVGGVVAGWCITQIGFAATLVVFNALLADQISVAIRARVAAVFGISTSLAPVVGSVFINVLPNDPRWWFGLPAVLALMFNGAAALILRDTVRTQRVPRSWQAILASYWINPRKHQDFAWAWICRLFVTMSVLLVTVYMLYIVAGTLGLSEHEAAAKYGIIIGAFLITNTITAAISAWWSDRTGRRKGIVWTSCLITAVGLVILLLFKDFHSLLLGAAVIGAGQGAYAAVDLALMTEVLPETESSGKDLGVVAMAYLLPQLLVPMLATALFGLHHTQGDFSILYLASMVLSVLGALAVLPIKSVR from the coding sequence ATGTCTACGGAAACGCCTGCTACACGCCTTGAGGCGGATGTCCGGGTTGTGCAGCCGCGCGCCTTCCTGCCGGTCTTTCTGCTGGCGTACTTCGCCTCCGCGGTCGCGCTGCTCGCCGCCGGTGCGGTGAGCATCCCGCTGCGGCTGGCCGAGCTTGACCCGGCGCACAAGACGCAGGTGCTGTCGCTGACGATGGCTCTCGGTGGCATTGCGATCATCCTGGTGACGCCTCCCTTGGGCCATCTGAGTGACACCTCGATCTCGCGGTTCGGTATTCGCAGGCCGTTTCTGGTGGGCGGCACCCTTGTCGGCGCGGTGGGTCTGACGACATTGGCCACGGCACCGACGGTCGGTGGAGTAGTCGCGGGTTGGTGCATCACCCAGATTGGTTTCGCCGCAACTCTGGTGGTCTTCAACGCGCTGTTGGCAGATCAGATATCGGTCGCGATCCGGGCACGTGTGGCGGCGGTGTTTGGCATCTCGACCAGCCTTGCGCCTGTGGTCGGCAGCGTGTTCATCAACGTCCTACCGAACGATCCGCGATGGTGGTTCGGCCTCCCGGCGGTACTGGCGCTGATGTTCAATGGCGCCGCCGCACTTATTCTGCGTGACACCGTCCGCACGCAGCGCGTCCCTCGAAGTTGGCAAGCGATCCTCGCGAGCTATTGGATAAATCCAAGGAAACACCAGGATTTCGCGTGGGCATGGATCTGCCGCCTCTTCGTCACGATGTCGGTGCTGTTGGTGACGGTCTACATGCTGTACATCGTGGCGGGCACCTTGGGATTGTCGGAGCATGAGGCAGCCGCCAAGTACGGCATCATCATCGGTGCCTTCCTGATCACCAATACGATCACCGCAGCGATATCGGCGTGGTGGTCAGATCGCACCGGGCGGCGCAAGGGCATCGTCTGGACCTCATGCCTGATCACTGCGGTCGGCCTGGTGATCTTGCTGCTGTTCAAAGACTTTCATTCGCTGTTGCTCGGCGCGGCTGTGATCGGAGCAGGGCAGGGCGCCTACGCCGCCGTGGATCTGGCACTGATGACGGAGGTGCTCCCCGAGACGGAGTCGTCGGGGAAAGACCTTGGCGTGGTGGCTATGGCGTACCTGTTGCCGCAGTTGCTTGTGCCCATGTTGGCAACAGCGCTATTCGGGCTACATCACACTCAAGGGGACTTCAGCATCCTGTATCTGGCGTCCATGGTGCTGTCGGTCCTCGGCGCGCTGGCAGTGCTTCCGATCAAATCCGTACGGTAA
- a CDS encoding TetR/AcrR family transcriptional regulator, giving the protein MAVELAPKLSRRQVSAEGTRRALLDSAKECFATVGYDATSVATLTAHAGVSKGGFYRHFPDKKAVFEAVFSERLVVAAAGIEAANTRMRDRPVGAGLPIAGRAATEFVGLSLSDPIHRELLRQAPQALGPDRYQQIDDQYVLPPLVALLTHMVQRGELISAMPVVTTAQLLLRVLCSGNTLICQAEDPHDVFGEVLTVLGVFFNGMTTPGLPVPQPRTSR; this is encoded by the coding sequence ATGGCAGTCGAGTTGGCACCGAAGCTGTCGCGCCGACAGGTCAGCGCCGAGGGAACGCGGCGTGCGCTGCTGGACAGCGCCAAAGAGTGCTTCGCGACGGTCGGATACGACGCGACCAGTGTCGCGACGTTGACCGCGCATGCTGGAGTGAGTAAGGGCGGCTTCTATCGGCATTTCCCGGACAAGAAGGCCGTGTTTGAGGCGGTGTTCAGCGAACGGCTGGTCGTCGCGGCAGCAGGAATCGAAGCAGCGAATACCCGGATGCGGGATCGGCCAGTGGGAGCCGGATTGCCTATCGCGGGCCGCGCTGCGACGGAGTTCGTGGGCCTCTCACTCAGCGATCCGATACATCGCGAGCTGCTGCGTCAGGCACCCCAGGCGCTGGGCCCGGACCGTTACCAGCAGATCGATGACCAGTACGTGTTGCCGCCGCTCGTCGCGCTGTTGACGCACATGGTCCAGCGGGGCGAGCTGATCTCCGCCATGCCCGTGGTCACGACCGCGCAATTGCTTTTACGGGTGCTGTGTTCGGGCAACACGCTGATCTGCCAAGCGGAGGACCCTCACGACGTGTTCGGCGAGGTCCTCACGGTGCTTGGCGTCTTTTTCAACGGGATGACAACACCGGGCCTGCCGGTACCCCAACCTCGCACATCGCGCTGA
- a CDS encoding DUF1906 domain-containing protein: MHDSSGTNDPLRSSRSVTRRDALRYATALSALAGLGAASAAAGAPTASAAAPTLIDFAMRQIPAEDIKAAGHSGVINYVSTSRPGSSMGAKPITRPYAQALTAAGLVIVSNFQYGKPGGTAPSDFTRGFAGGVEDARTAWQLHTAAGGGQSAPVFFSVDDDINRDTWNNVALQWFKGINSVLGVQRTGIYGGVNPCQWAAADGVIGNSRSPGHVWAWQTRSWSRGQVFPGAVLYQRIVSTASNPGPVVGGLEVDVSDALAQDVGQWNFHQ; the protein is encoded by the coding sequence ATGCACGATTCGTCGGGGACCAACGACCCTCTGCGCTCTTCACGATCGGTGACGCGACGTGACGCACTGCGCTACGCCACAGCCCTGTCCGCATTGGCCGGGCTCGGTGCGGCATCGGCCGCTGCCGGCGCACCGACGGCGTCCGCCGCCGCGCCCACGTTGATCGACTTCGCCATGCGCCAGATTCCGGCAGAGGACATCAAGGCCGCGGGACACTCGGGAGTGATCAACTACGTCTCCACCTCACGCCCCGGTTCGTCCATGGGCGCCAAGCCGATCACCCGGCCGTATGCCCAGGCGCTCACCGCGGCCGGCCTGGTGATCGTCAGCAATTTCCAATACGGAAAGCCCGGCGGGACAGCGCCATCGGACTTCACACGAGGATTCGCCGGTGGCGTCGAGGACGCTCGCACCGCCTGGCAGCTGCACACCGCCGCCGGCGGCGGCCAGAGCGCGCCGGTCTTCTTCTCCGTCGACGACGACATCAACCGCGATACCTGGAACAACGTTGCACTGCAATGGTTTAAGGGCATCAACTCGGTGCTCGGCGTACAGCGCACCGGCATCTACGGCGGAGTCAATCCGTGTCAGTGGGCCGCCGCCGATGGCGTGATCGGCAATTCGCGCTCACCCGGCCACGTGTGGGCCTGGCAGACCCGGTCATGGTCACGCGGCCAGGTCTTCCCCGGTGCGGTCCTCTACCAGCGCATTGTGAGCACCGCATCGAATCCTGGCCCGGTGGTCGGTGGGCTCGAGGTCGACGTCAGCGATGCCCTGGCCCAGGATGTGGGCCAGTGGAACTTCCACCAGTGA
- a CDS encoding oxygenase MpaB family protein produces MDLLVDALGKSGRRALQIANGPRRNAGYFGPESVSWKVWGHPVISLAGIRGSIVAVFDPAGAAGVDQHSTYAADPLGRVRRSNMFFTQAVFGDTEAAEKIGQWLFKRHSAVNGVVPDTQQPYVANVPETLLFVYVTGWHGLLECYQRFCPPGQQLTDEEIRRFYRESLITADLLGIPPRYVPATPEDVADYLAVDAKKIIRPTAEMHKLVSFFLKPPAAPAFPLLPINPFLRMAAHAAVSTLPDEWLELIGVQRHQRLWAANNAVVHRALTMAHRHQVIDDFLPIAGPEAWGYRHNARRHPSLTRPVAYPFKQGDSMQMRSTPAMSQTTSG; encoded by the coding sequence ATGGATCTTCTCGTCGACGCATTAGGCAAATCGGGCCGCCGTGCCTTGCAGATCGCCAACGGGCCGCGTCGCAACGCGGGCTACTTTGGCCCGGAATCGGTGAGCTGGAAAGTGTGGGGACATCCCGTCATCTCGCTCGCGGGCATCCGGGGCTCCATCGTTGCCGTGTTCGATCCGGCCGGCGCCGCCGGAGTCGATCAACACTCCACCTATGCCGCGGATCCTCTTGGCCGAGTCCGGCGCTCCAACATGTTCTTCACCCAAGCGGTCTTCGGCGACACCGAGGCCGCGGAGAAGATTGGCCAGTGGCTGTTCAAACGGCACAGTGCGGTCAATGGTGTGGTGCCCGATACCCAACAGCCCTATGTCGCGAATGTCCCTGAGACGCTGCTGTTCGTCTATGTGACCGGTTGGCATGGGCTGCTCGAGTGCTACCAGCGCTTCTGCCCGCCCGGGCAACAGCTGACCGACGAGGAGATCCGCCGGTTCTACCGAGAAAGCCTCATCACCGCCGACCTGCTGGGCATCCCGCCGCGCTACGTGCCCGCCACCCCGGAAGACGTCGCCGACTACCTCGCCGTCGACGCCAAGAAGATCATCAGGCCCACCGCTGAAATGCACAAGCTCGTTTCGTTCTTCCTGAAACCCCCAGCCGCACCAGCATTTCCGCTGCTACCCATCAACCCGTTCCTGCGGATGGCCGCCCACGCGGCGGTTTCGACCCTGCCGGACGAATGGTTGGAACTTATTGGGGTGCAACGTCATCAGCGTTTATGGGCTGCCAACAATGCGGTCGTGCACCGGGCACTCACCATGGCCCATCGGCACCAGGTCATCGATGACTTCCTCCCGATAGCCGGACCAGAAGCATGGGGCTACCGGCATAACGCCCGCAGACACCCTTCCTTGACGCGACCCGTGGCCTATCCCTTCAAGCAAGGTGACAGCATGCAGATGCGCAGCACACCGGCGATGTCGCAGACAACGTCCGGATGA
- a CDS encoding amidohydrolase family protein → MARIDTHHHCIPALYRKVLQTAGIDEAGGRALPDWSPEASLETMDALDIATAILSVSTPGTTFLSSASDAAALARDLNDYTASVVDGHPKRFGFFATVPMPHIDASIAETVRALDVLRADGVVLLANNDGVYLGQDGQDDLFAALDARSAVVFIHPADLPGPAVTGVLPFAADFLLDTTRAAYLLVRNGIRRKYPNIKFILSHAGGFVPYASHRMAVAITSDTGASPADNLDDFASFYFDTALSSSPAALPSLLAFAEPGHVLFGSDWPFAPLAASQLFAAGLENYPLDNSARAAIDHANALRLFPRLGTAPTPPTRSLADNARNLARRTVMRGVAHLMASR, encoded by the coding sequence ATGGCACGCATCGACACCCACCATCACTGCATCCCGGCCCTGTATCGCAAGGTCCTACAAACCGCCGGAATCGATGAGGCCGGCGGGCGGGCGCTACCGGACTGGAGCCCCGAGGCATCGCTGGAAACCATGGATGCCCTGGACATCGCCACCGCAATCCTGTCGGTGTCGACACCGGGCACTACCTTCTTGTCCTCCGCCTCTGATGCCGCGGCGCTGGCCCGCGACCTGAACGACTACACCGCGTCCGTCGTCGACGGACATCCGAAGCGGTTCGGCTTCTTCGCCACCGTCCCGATGCCCCATATCGATGCGTCTATCGCCGAAACCGTTCGTGCACTGGATGTCTTACGCGCAGATGGCGTGGTCCTGCTGGCCAACAACGACGGCGTCTACCTCGGCCAGGACGGACAGGACGATCTGTTCGCCGCTCTGGACGCCCGCTCAGCGGTGGTTTTCATCCATCCCGCCGATCTGCCCGGACCGGCCGTAACCGGGGTGTTGCCCTTTGCCGCCGACTTCCTTCTCGATACCACCCGTGCTGCATACCTTTTGGTCCGCAACGGAATCCGCCGCAAATACCCGAACATCAAGTTCATCCTCAGCCACGCGGGTGGCTTCGTGCCGTACGCCAGCCACCGCATGGCCGTCGCCATCACCAGCGACACGGGGGCCAGCCCCGCGGACAATCTGGATGACTTCGCAAGCTTCTACTTCGATACCGCACTGTCCTCCAGCCCCGCCGCACTGCCCTCGTTGCTGGCATTCGCCGAACCCGGTCACGTCCTGTTCGGATCGGACTGGCCGTTCGCGCCGCTCGCAGCCTCACAGCTGTTCGCCGCCGGTCTGGAGAACTACCCTCTGGACAATTCGGCTCGCGCCGCGATCGACCATGCCAATGCCCTGAGGCTCTTTCCCCGTCTCGGCACGGCACCCACTCCCCCGACGCGGTCGCTCGCGGACAACGCACGGAACTTGGCGCGTCGCACCGTGATGCGTGGCGTCGCGCATTTGATGGCTTCGCGGTGA
- a CDS encoding CsbD family protein, whose product MGITDDAQNKFDDLKGRAKEAAGSVTNDDDLKAEGQAEQGIASAKQKIADAADKVKEGVEAVKDKLTGND is encoded by the coding sequence ATGGGAATTACTGATGACGCCCAGAACAAGTTCGATGATCTTAAGGGCCGCGCTAAGGAAGCCGCCGGGTCCGTCACCAACGACGACGATCTGAAAGCTGAAGGACAGGCCGAGCAGGGGATCGCCTCTGCCAAGCAGAAGATCGCTGACGCTGCCGATAAGGTCAAAGAGGGTGTTGAGGCCGTCAAGGATAAGCTAACCGGAAACGACTAG
- a CDS encoding SDR family NAD(P)-dependent oxidoreductase, with amino-acid sequence MSVRRTVQNLAQRRTLLPAPIDSLLAGPGRDVSQLTVVVTGASAGIGRQAVIQLRARGARVIGVARRADELKALAEETGCEWRTCDLNGEAEIARLLEDLYDQRVDVLVNNAGRSIRRRIIDATDRLHDYQRTMALNYFAPVQLTLGLLPGMIERGRGQIVNVCTWALHANTFPRFSAYAASKSALAIFGRTLNAEQPHPGVRATNVYFPLVRTEMIAPTAEYEAAVALSAPEAGRWIMRAVTHQPVEVNAAVLRALLPAIDLFSPAAADTTIASIT; translated from the coding sequence GTGTCCGTACGCCGCACCGTCCAAAACCTTGCTCAGCGCCGCACCCTGCTGCCTGCGCCGATCGATTCACTGCTGGCAGGCCCGGGACGTGACGTCAGCCAGCTGACGGTGGTCGTTACGGGTGCGTCGGCCGGAATCGGCCGACAGGCCGTCATCCAACTACGCGCCCGGGGAGCTCGCGTGATCGGTGTGGCCCGGCGGGCCGATGAGCTGAAGGCCCTCGCGGAGGAAACCGGTTGCGAGTGGCGCACCTGCGATCTGAACGGCGAGGCGGAGATCGCCCGGCTGCTGGAGGACCTCTACGATCAGCGCGTGGATGTGTTGGTGAACAACGCCGGTCGCTCCATCCGCCGTCGCATCATCGACGCGACCGACCGGCTGCACGACTACCAGCGGACCATGGCGCTGAACTACTTCGCGCCCGTGCAGCTGACCCTGGGTTTACTGCCCGGAATGATCGAGCGGGGCCGCGGCCAAATCGTCAATGTCTGCACGTGGGCGCTGCACGCCAATACTTTTCCGCGCTTCTCCGCCTATGCGGCGTCCAAGAGCGCACTGGCGATCTTCGGCCGCACCCTGAACGCCGAACAGCCACACCCCGGTGTCCGCGCGACCAATGTGTACTTCCCACTGGTGCGCACCGAAATGATCGCACCCACAGCCGAATACGAGGCCGCCGTAGCGCTATCCGCACCGGAAGCCGGTCGCTGGATCATGCGCGCCGTGACTCACCAGCCGGTGGAGGTCAACGCCGCCGTGCTGCGCGCATTGCTACCGGCGATCGACTTGTTCTCACCGGCAGCAGCGGACACCACCATCGCGTCGATCACATAG
- the merB gene encoding alkylmercury lyase family protein, translating to MAILTNEARALRGRIMAQVLTDGTAPTVAQLRSEFALSDGEVALLLRALEGAICVARQDQEHADSETFQDEVLSAPQPSLGELVYARPFATFTNHYAITVDGQQKWFAECAVEACAISGQFPGAEVIVDSVCRQTKQPVRLVGRDGLLVDYSPKTLRVHLGYPVREMPHRVVGWCDYNSFFASEDAVNQWRAEHPGVAGVTRSPAEMARLISGSIARGRHDYSYQPSLPLLTMARQMRQMGLTRATRLGFHVPDPFWLPTPKMLSSWRRNGLGNFIRLRFH from the coding sequence ATGGCGATACTGACCAATGAGGCGCGTGCGCTCCGAGGGCGCATCATGGCGCAGGTGCTGACCGACGGAACCGCGCCGACGGTTGCGCAACTACGCAGCGAATTCGCGCTGTCGGACGGGGAGGTCGCTCTGCTCCTGCGTGCCCTGGAGGGCGCGATCTGTGTTGCCCGTCAGGACCAGGAGCATGCGGACAGCGAGACTTTCCAGGACGAAGTGCTCAGTGCCCCGCAGCCTTCGCTGGGCGAGCTGGTCTACGCGCGCCCGTTTGCGACCTTCACAAACCACTACGCGATTACCGTTGATGGTCAGCAGAAGTGGTTCGCGGAATGTGCTGTCGAGGCGTGCGCGATATCCGGGCAGTTCCCCGGTGCGGAGGTGATCGTGGACTCTGTGTGCCGGCAGACCAAGCAGCCGGTGCGCCTCGTCGGGCGGGACGGCCTGCTGGTCGACTACTCACCCAAGACACTGCGGGTACACCTCGGATATCCGGTTCGTGAGATGCCCCATCGGGTCGTCGGCTGGTGCGATTACAACAGCTTCTTTGCATCGGAAGACGCCGTGAACCAGTGGAGAGCAGAGCATCCCGGGGTCGCCGGAGTTACTCGATCGCCCGCCGAGATGGCGCGCCTGATTTCGGGTTCGATCGCGCGAGGGCGACACGACTACTCCTACCAACCCAGTCTGCCGCTGCTGACGATGGCACGACAAATGCGGCAGATGGGCCTCACCCGGGCCACGCGGCTCGGATTCCATGTGCCCGATCCATTTTGGCTGCCGACGCCAAAGATGCTGTCGAGCTGGCGAAGGAACGGCCTGGGCAACTTCATCCGGCTGCGATTTCACTGA